A window from Rhizosphaericola mali encodes these proteins:
- the priA gene encoding replication restart helicase PriA, with the protein MAVQNSFSKELYGEILYAEVIVPLHVPKNYTWSIPPDLNDRVTIGIRVEVSLRNKKYAGIVQSIFSEKPAEFTPAPILNILDNEPLLYPQQLKLWQWMAQYYMCAEGDIMQAAVPANFKLSSESILIWNDFFDDTDLSHLDEEEYLLAEALSIKKELRINEIQKILDSSHVYPIIKKLIEKNICFIWEELKQKYSVKKDTFITLHPNLENEKALEALLNNWGKAPKQLELLLAYLHLKRTEQEVTQSNLLKKATASAAQLKGLLEKNILVAEKRAVDRLPRLDSISSVNIELSEAQNIALQSIENSFQTNPNCLLHGVTSSGKTEIYIKLIEQYLQQDKQVLYMLPEIALTAQIINRLRKHFGASITIYHSKFSPNERVEIWNKVKSGEAKIVLGARSAILLPFQDLGLIIVDEEHDTSYKQTEPTPRYNARDTALYYATLFKAHVLLGSATPSLETFHNCEQKKYGYVYLGERYGNVQMPNIQILDLKSLPKEREERIIISPLLKEKVEQVLQQGKQVILFQNRRGYSPYIQCGTCGWIPECKNCNVSLTHHKHKNKLSCHYCGTEYPLIYTCPACGGHHFIQKNFGTEQIEEVVCEKFPEAHVGRMDLDSIRGKHDHEAIIQLFEKKKLDILIGTQMVVKGLDFENVQLVGVLDADSILNFADFRVNERAFQLLEQVSGRAGRRNEAGNVIIQVTNTHHPVLQFLVKHDYLSMYKYEINNRKMFNYPPFVRLIQVFVKHKDKMVAEEAANLLIEGLKYFKNNITGPAEPVINRIRNQYIWEILIKLPKDAKIIHNFKLSLLQQVAYIQNFKKYRGVIFMPDVDPN; encoded by the coding sequence ATGGCTGTTCAAAATTCCTTTTCAAAAGAGTTGTATGGTGAGATTTTATATGCAGAGGTAATCGTTCCGCTGCATGTACCCAAAAACTATACATGGAGCATTCCACCAGATTTAAATGATCGTGTAACCATCGGCATACGAGTGGAAGTTTCCCTGCGAAATAAGAAATATGCGGGAATTGTACAATCCATTTTTTCTGAAAAACCTGCCGAATTTACTCCAGCTCCAATTCTAAATATTTTGGATAATGAACCCTTATTATACCCACAACAACTCAAATTGTGGCAATGGATGGCACAATATTATATGTGTGCCGAGGGAGATATTATGCAAGCGGCCGTTCCGGCAAATTTTAAATTATCTAGTGAAAGTATCCTTATTTGGAATGACTTTTTTGATGATACAGATTTAAGTCATTTAGATGAAGAGGAATATTTGCTTGCTGAAGCATTAAGTATCAAAAAAGAATTGAGAATCAATGAAATACAAAAAATATTGGATAGCTCTCATGTGTATCCTATTATTAAAAAACTCATTGAGAAAAATATCTGTTTCATTTGGGAAGAACTAAAGCAAAAATATTCGGTCAAAAAGGACACATTTATCACGCTTCATCCCAATTTGGAAAATGAAAAAGCCCTAGAAGCTTTGCTTAATAATTGGGGAAAAGCACCCAAACAATTGGAACTTTTATTGGCATATTTGCATTTAAAAAGAACCGAACAAGAAGTAACACAATCCAATTTGCTAAAAAAAGCAACCGCTTCTGCGGCTCAATTAAAAGGTTTATTGGAAAAAAATATTTTAGTTGCGGAGAAAAGAGCGGTGGATCGTTTGCCTCGTTTGGATAGCATTTCTTCTGTCAATATCGAATTATCCGAGGCACAAAATATAGCTTTGCAATCCATTGAAAATTCTTTCCAAACCAATCCGAATTGTCTTTTACACGGAGTTACGTCTAGTGGTAAAACGGAAATTTACATAAAACTCATCGAGCAATATTTACAGCAAGACAAACAAGTTTTGTATATGTTACCCGAAATTGCATTAACTGCACAGATTATCAATCGTTTACGCAAACATTTCGGCGCGAGTATTACCATTTATCATTCCAAATTTAGCCCAAATGAACGCGTAGAGATTTGGAATAAGGTAAAATCTGGAGAAGCAAAAATTGTGCTTGGCGCACGTTCTGCAATTTTATTGCCATTTCAAGATTTGGGACTGATTATCGTTGATGAGGAGCATGATACTTCTTACAAGCAAACAGAACCTACCCCACGTTACAATGCACGCGATACGGCTTTATATTATGCAACCTTGTTCAAAGCACATGTCTTATTGGGAAGTGCAACGCCTTCACTGGAAACTTTTCATAATTGCGAACAAAAAAAATATGGATATGTCTATTTAGGGGAAAGATATGGCAATGTGCAAATGCCTAATATTCAAATATTAGATTTAAAATCTTTGCCCAAAGAAAGAGAAGAACGTATCATCATCTCTCCACTTTTGAAAGAAAAAGTAGAGCAAGTTTTACAACAAGGAAAGCAAGTGATTTTATTCCAAAATCGTCGTGGTTATAGTCCGTACATTCAATGTGGTACTTGCGGTTGGATTCCAGAGTGTAAAAATTGCAATGTTTCCCTAACCCATCATAAACACAAAAACAAACTTTCTTGCCATTATTGCGGTACGGAATATCCTTTGATTTATACTTGTCCGGCTTGTGGTGGACATCATTTTATCCAAAAAAACTTTGGAACGGAACAAATTGAAGAAGTTGTTTGTGAAAAATTTCCAGAGGCGCATGTTGGCAGAATGGATTTGGATAGTATCCGTGGCAAACACGATCATGAGGCGATCATTCAATTATTTGAAAAGAAAAAATTGGATATTTTGATCGGTACGCAAATGGTTGTTAAAGGTTTGGATTTTGAAAATGTACAATTGGTGGGCGTTTTGGATGCGGATAGCATTCTTAATTTTGCAGATTTTAGGGTAAATGAACGCGCATTTCAATTATTGGAACAAGTAAGTGGTCGTGCCGGTCGTAGAAATGAAGCAGGAAATGTGATCATACAAGTGACCAATACACACCATCCCGTTTTGCAATTTCTCGTAAAACATGATTATTTGTCCATGTACAAATACGAAATTAATAATCGAAAAATGTTCAATTATCCGCCATTTGTTCGATTAATTCAAGTATTTGTAAAACACAAGGACAAAATGGTAGCGGAGGAAGCTGCGAATCTTTTGATTGAAGGATTGAAGTATTTTAAAAACAATATTACTGGACCTGCAGAACCGGTAATTAATCGCATTCGCAATCAATATATTTGGGAAATCCTAATTAAACTACCCAAAGATGCCAAGATTATACACAATTTCAAATTGAGTTTGTTACAACAAGTTGCTTATATTCAAAATTTTAAAAAATACAGAGGCGTCATTTTTATGCCTGACGTAGATCCTAATTAA
- a CDS encoding efflux RND transporter periplasmic adaptor subunit — MNKKLKWFLIIIVFIILILVGLKKGGIIGKEEGIKVTSDKVKQRDITEIVTASGKIYPEVEVKVSSDISGEIVALPVNEGDTVHKGQVVARIYADIYGSQRDQAAAIVTQSKAQQINSEDNLEGLKATLNQTEFAFNRQKKLLDDKVISRSEFETAQQAYLAAKANYTSAKATIQANIANVKSNQASLDRAQKDVDRTIITAPMDGIISLLNMKKGERIAGNSFSVGTEIMRIADLKSIEVKVDVGENDIPKVKLGDSAVIQVDAYNQRKFKGVVYKIANPQTSDANTTGTTSSTTVTNYQVHIRLLPNSYMDLMGPGKAFPFRPNMTASADIQTSTHAKVMSIPLNAVTTRTPDNANSSTKKVDDNADASGDDIQEVVFVLQNDGKVKQVKVTTGIQDLNYIEILSGLKIGDAVITGPYDAVSKDLKNATKVQVVTKDVLDKK; from the coding sequence ATGAATAAAAAGCTTAAATGGTTTTTGATAATAATTGTTTTTATTATTTTGATACTGGTCGGATTGAAAAAAGGTGGGATTATTGGCAAGGAGGAAGGCATTAAGGTTACTTCGGATAAAGTCAAACAACGAGATATTACAGAAATTGTCACAGCAAGTGGCAAAATATATCCTGAAGTAGAAGTAAAAGTGAGTTCTGATATTTCTGGAGAGATAGTAGCCTTACCCGTAAATGAAGGAGATACCGTCCATAAAGGACAAGTTGTCGCACGTATCTATGCAGATATTTATGGCTCTCAAAGAGACCAAGCAGCCGCAATAGTAACACAATCGAAGGCGCAACAAATCAATTCCGAAGATAATTTGGAAGGTTTGAAAGCAACATTAAATCAAACTGAATTTGCCTTTAATCGTCAAAAAAAATTATTAGATGATAAAGTAATTTCTCGTTCAGAATTTGAAACAGCACAGCAAGCATATTTGGCAGCGAAAGCAAATTATACATCAGCGAAAGCTACCATTCAAGCCAATATTGCAAATGTAAAAAGCAACCAAGCGAGTTTGGATCGCGCGCAAAAAGATGTCGATCGTACAATCATTACAGCTCCGATGGATGGAATTATCAGTTTACTTAATATGAAAAAAGGTGAACGTATCGCTGGTAATAGTTTCAGCGTCGGTACGGAAATTATGCGTATCGCTGATCTAAAAAGCATCGAGGTAAAAGTGGATGTTGGTGAAAATGATATTCCAAAAGTTAAACTAGGTGATAGTGCAGTAATACAAGTAGATGCATATAATCAAAGAAAATTTAAAGGGGTTGTTTACAAAATTGCTAATCCACAAACGAGTGATGCGAATACTACTGGTACTACATCTTCTACAACTGTGACAAATTACCAAGTGCATATACGCTTACTACCAAATAGTTATATGGATTTAATGGGACCTGGTAAAGCATTCCCATTTCGACCTAATATGACTGCTAGTGCCGATATTCAAACAAGTACACATGCTAAAGTAATGTCCATTCCTCTCAATGCAGTAACAACTCGCACTCCAGATAATGCAAATTCTTCTACGAAAAAAGTGGATGATAATGCTGATGCCTCTGGAGATGATATCCAAGAAGTCGTTTTTGTATTACAAAATGATGGCAAGGTCAAGCAAGTAAAAGTTACTACGGGAATTCAAGATTTGAATTATATTGAGATACTTAGTGGTTTAAAAATTGGAGATGCCGTTATTACCGGTCCTTATGATGCGGTAAGTAAAGATTTAAAAAATGCAACGAAAGTACAGGTGGTAACCAAGGATGTATTGGATAAAAAGTAG
- a CDS encoding MATE family efflux transporter, with protein MLKKEALNTIKLSGPIILGELTQMSLGLINSAMVGHLGYHHLAAASLVNSVLNIPYVFGIGMTMSISQTVATAHGQQDKQKISHYLFNGLFLSAITAIVISFLLEIGNPIVFHLRQDREVAKLASPYLRLMGFSVIPMLLFFALKQFTDGLELTRTAMLLSMLSMPLNVLLDWTFIFGHFGFKSYGLIGAGFGTLITRSLILIALASIIFFHKTFRHYIAVRKHQWHIKWMTQKELLHIGVPSSIQAILEVGAFAVSGILVGSLGAVELAAHQIAIQLASFTFMVSLGLAQGSSIRIGNAFGRKDWPLIHNIGKSTYITGLMYGVLCAILFILMRNQLPLIFTKDFAVLKLAGALLFLAAVFQISDATQAIGVGVLRGIKDVKAPTIFMTISYWALGIPLGWILAKYLNMGVYGIWIGFVIGLTFTAILLFFRFKKIISRARK; from the coding sequence ATGTTAAAAAAAGAAGCGTTAAATACTATCAAATTATCTGGTCCCATTATATTAGGCGAATTGACACAGATGTCACTGGGTTTAATTAACAGTGCCATGGTTGGACATTTAGGCTATCATCATTTAGCTGCTGCATCTTTAGTTAATAGTGTACTCAACATTCCTTATGTATTTGGAATTGGGATGACCATGTCTATTTCCCAGACGGTTGCAACGGCACATGGCCAACAAGACAAACAGAAGATTTCACATTATCTTTTTAATGGATTGTTCCTTTCTGCTATTACAGCTATTGTAATTTCTTTTCTTTTAGAGATAGGCAATCCAATTGTTTTTCATTTAAGACAGGATCGAGAAGTTGCCAAATTAGCGAGTCCTTATTTAAGATTAATGGGATTTTCGGTCATACCCATGTTATTATTTTTTGCATTAAAGCAATTTACTGATGGTTTGGAATTAACGCGTACGGCAATGTTGTTGTCCATGCTTTCTATGCCATTGAATGTATTATTAGATTGGACATTTATTTTTGGACATTTTGGATTCAAATCTTACGGTCTAATCGGTGCAGGATTCGGGACTTTAATAACACGGAGCCTAATCTTGATTGCACTTGCATCTATCATATTTTTCCATAAAACATTCCGACATTATATTGCCGTGCGCAAACATCAATGGCATATAAAGTGGATGACGCAAAAAGAATTGTTACATATTGGCGTGCCGAGTAGTATACAAGCAATTTTAGAAGTCGGGGCTTTTGCGGTGAGTGGAATTCTTGTGGGAAGTCTCGGAGCTGTGGAATTGGCAGCGCATCAAATAGCTATACAATTGGCATCTTTCACTTTTATGGTATCTCTTGGATTAGCTCAAGGAAGTTCTATCCGTATTGGGAATGCATTTGGCAGAAAAGACTGGCCGTTGATTCATAATATTGGAAAAAGTACTTATATCACTGGACTGATGTACGGCGTATTATGTGCTATTTTATTTATCCTAATGCGTAACCAATTGCCACTAATATTCACCAAAGATTTTGCGGTATTGAAGTTGGCGGGTGCATTGTTATTTCTCGCTGCAGTATTTCAGATTTCTGATGCAACACAAGCGATTGGAGTTGGTGTACTAAGGGGGATAAAAGATGTAAAAGCACCCACTATTTTTATGACCATTTCCTATTGGGCATTAGGTATTCCTCTGGGATGGATTTTAGCCAAATATCTGAATATGGGCGTGTATGGCATTTGGATTGGGTTTGTCATTGGTCTAACCTTTACCGCAATTTTGTTATTTTTCAGATTCAAAAAAATTATTTCCCGAGCAAGGAAGTAA
- a CDS encoding GumC family protein translates to MAENLLSNSGKGENAEEAIDFEKILADIIDHWKWFVIGVVLMIILGLLYIQHSAPRYNVNATVMVDDDQKGGMSGMLGSSSSGSNSSFGDLSSLLNVKSSVDNELLILQTRDLMHKVVVDMHLNVNYYKRVPLGIRELYKDKPFGITLSNNADPIKGYKFEISSWDEKGIALIRKIKDEDDSTFFVKWGDSIPLSKGKFVIYKQTFFDKKKANYTFVINPIKSEVQGILQNLSAEIPNKQVSAINLTLPVEIPSKGEDVLDTLIKEYIKSNKDQKNAYADSTISFINDRLGLVSGELTNAESGLADYKKKNNIADLEAQAQAVISSSSEYEKQLNQAQVQLAIVNTMLDYVLNTKNNQRPVPSLLATPDPALESILTQYNALVLQKERYATTNTSENPGMIALDSQIGKARKELIGNLVNMKNNMAIGKDAALQQNAKVQDFIHNVPDKEKQFLGLSRNQQIKQTLYLYLLQRREEMAITKASNIANARVIDSPSADELPFKPKKMFILAACGLLGLILPYGLLFITNLLDNRIKSENDIKDANISMLGGVSHVLNPHPIDFIKETRSILSEQFRTLRANVQFTFGLDEGKCNTILFTSSMSGEGKSFISLNLAKSFASLGKRTIIVDLDLRKPRLAENLNIPLSSNSGVSNFVITPMNPSDIIVKTDDQNFDVIFSGPIPPNPTELLQNDRAKELINYLKTQYDIVVLDAPPYGLVSDALLLAKYADTTIYVTRENYTYKKQLNVVSEFKRNSKKSDVYVVLNDITEKASGRYGYGYGYGYGYGYGYGHEEKKSFFRKIIQKLRK, encoded by the coding sequence ATGGCTGAAAATCTCTTGAGTAATTCTGGAAAAGGTGAAAATGCGGAAGAAGCGATAGACTTCGAAAAAATATTAGCAGATATAATAGATCATTGGAAATGGTTTGTGATTGGAGTTGTTTTAATGATAATATTAGGATTACTTTATATACAACACTCTGCTCCTAGATATAATGTAAATGCAACAGTAATGGTTGACGATGACCAAAAGGGGGGGATGTCTGGAATGTTGGGTTCGAGCTCTTCCGGTTCGAATAGTTCATTTGGCGATTTAAGTAGCTTATTAAATGTAAAAAGTTCTGTAGATAATGAACTACTTATTTTACAAACCAGAGACTTGATGCATAAAGTTGTTGTTGATATGCATTTGAATGTAAATTATTATAAAAGAGTGCCTTTAGGAATTAGAGAACTATATAAAGATAAACCTTTTGGTATTACACTATCAAATAATGCAGACCCGATAAAGGGATACAAATTTGAAATATCTTCTTGGGATGAAAAGGGAATTGCTTTAATCAGAAAGATTAAAGATGAAGATGATTCTACGTTTTTTGTAAAGTGGGGAGATAGTATTCCTTTATCTAAAGGTAAATTTGTAATTTATAAACAAACTTTTTTTGACAAAAAAAAGGCTAATTATACTTTTGTTATCAATCCTATAAAATCTGAAGTACAGGGTATCTTACAAAATTTGAGTGCTGAGATCCCCAATAAGCAAGTAAGTGCAATTAATCTCACTTTACCTGTGGAAATTCCATCAAAGGGAGAGGATGTTTTAGATACCTTGATAAAGGAATATATAAAATCGAATAAAGATCAAAAAAATGCATATGCCGATAGTACAATTTCTTTTATTAATGATAGATTAGGTCTTGTTAGTGGAGAATTGACAAATGCGGAGTCTGGCCTTGCAGATTATAAGAAGAAGAATAACATTGCTGATTTGGAAGCTCAGGCACAGGCCGTTATTAGTTCTTCTTCTGAATACGAAAAACAATTGAATCAAGCTCAAGTTCAATTAGCCATAGTCAATACGATGTTAGATTATGTATTGAATACAAAAAATAATCAACGACCAGTACCTTCCTTACTGGCGACTCCGGACCCTGCATTAGAATCTATCTTAACGCAATATAATGCACTGGTGTTGCAAAAAGAGCGCTATGCAACAACTAATACTTCAGAGAACCCAGGAATGATTGCGTTGGATTCCCAAATTGGTAAGGCAAGGAAAGAATTGATTGGCAACTTGGTGAATATGAAAAATAATATGGCTATTGGAAAAGATGCTGCTCTACAACAAAATGCCAAAGTGCAAGATTTTATTCATAATGTACCGGATAAAGAAAAACAGTTTTTAGGCTTATCTCGCAATCAACAAATAAAGCAAACTCTTTATTTATACTTATTACAACGAAGAGAGGAAATGGCTATTACAAAAGCTTCAAACATTGCCAATGCCAGAGTAATCGATTCTCCATCTGCAGATGAATTACCCTTCAAGCCTAAAAAAATGTTCATTTTGGCGGCTTGCGGATTATTGGGACTAATACTTCCTTATGGATTACTATTTATAACAAACTTATTAGATAATCGTATAAAATCTGAAAATGATATAAAAGATGCTAATATTTCCATGTTAGGTGGAGTATCCCATGTATTGAATCCCCATCCTATTGATTTTATTAAGGAGACTCGATCAATTTTGTCTGAGCAATTTCGAACTTTACGTGCGAATGTGCAATTTACTTTTGGGCTAGATGAGGGAAAATGCAATACTATTTTATTTACTTCCAGTATGAGTGGAGAAGGGAAATCATTTATATCATTGAATTTAGCCAAATCTTTCGCTTCATTAGGGAAAAGAACGATTATTGTGGATTTGGATTTGCGAAAACCTAGATTAGCAGAAAACTTGAATATTCCATTGTCATCTAACAGCGGTGTTAGTAATTTCGTAATCACTCCAATGAACCCAAGTGATATTATTGTTAAAACGGATGACCAAAATTTTGATGTTATTTTTTCTGGACCGATACCGCCGAATCCTACTGAATTATTGCAAAATGATAGAGCTAAAGAACTTATTAATTATCTAAAAACACAATATGATATTGTTGTTTTAGATGCTCCTCCTTACGGACTTGTAAGTGACGCATTGTTATTAGCTAAATACGCGGATACCACGATATATGTCACTAGAGAAAATTATACATATAAAAAGCAACTAAATGTAGTTTCAGAATTTAAGAGAAATAGTAAAAAATCTGATGTATATGTAGTTTTAAATGATATTACTGAAAAAGCATCTGGTAGATATGGATATGGATATGGTTATGGTTATGGTTATGGTTATGGTTATGGTCATGAAGAAAAGAAATCTTTTTTTAGAAAAATCATACAAAAATTAAGAAAATAA
- a CDS encoding TolC family protein translates to MIKRLLLIFSLYVPIGLLAQQNDTWDLLRCVEYAMENNISVKQADVQARLQALQAKLSKANRIPSLAFSSSGGYQFGRSLNPTTYSYTNNSIFQQTYSLQSGITLFNWFSIKNTIKADQASADAAEVDINRAKNDVTLNIAAAYLQLLLSIEQINNAKNQIGLTTKQLQLTRKQVDAGGLPELSAAQFESQLATDSGTYYTNYVTMQQNKLQLMALLNLSADAPFEVSIPDVEKIKLIPIGELEPNALFETAVATQYQQKVDAFKIKAAGYAIKSAKAAMYPTLSLFGNIGSNFSNIYTNQVGATPYIDTIGSVNVQGNNYFVTTPYNIPIYKKPDYLKQIFNLNLNQSVGLTLNVPIFNYRQLRTNYERSKLNLKNAELTQALNKQTLQQNIYTAYTNAISGIKNFNANTKAADYASYAYDLSQKRYDIGMQSTSDYLIQQNNLYQAQVKKASSHYEYIFRLLVLEFYKNNQISLY, encoded by the coding sequence ATGATCAAACGACTATTATTAATTTTCTCTTTATATGTTCCCATTGGACTACTGGCCCAACAGAATGATACTTGGGATTTATTACGTTGTGTTGAATATGCGATGGAAAATAATATTTCTGTAAAGCAAGCTGATGTGCAAGCGCGATTACAAGCTTTGCAGGCAAAATTAAGCAAAGCAAATCGCATTCCTTCTTTGGCATTTTCTTCGAGTGGAGGTTATCAATTTGGACGTTCCTTAAATCCAACCACCTACTCATATACCAATAATAGTATTTTTCAACAAACTTATAGTTTACAATCAGGTATTACCCTTTTTAATTGGTTTAGTATAAAAAATACAATAAAGGCAGACCAAGCAAGTGCGGATGCCGCAGAAGTAGATATTAATCGAGCTAAAAATGATGTTACTTTAAATATTGCAGCGGCTTATTTACAACTATTACTTTCAATAGAGCAAATTAATAATGCAAAAAATCAAATAGGACTCACTACCAAACAACTACAATTAACTCGTAAACAAGTTGATGCAGGTGGTTTACCAGAATTAAGTGCGGCTCAATTTGAATCTCAATTGGCAACTGATAGTGGTACTTATTATACAAACTATGTCACAATGCAACAAAATAAATTGCAATTAATGGCATTACTTAATTTGAGTGCAGATGCTCCATTTGAAGTGTCGATTCCAGATGTAGAGAAAATAAAATTAATACCCATAGGAGAATTAGAACCAAATGCTTTATTTGAAACTGCCGTTGCTACCCAATATCAGCAAAAAGTGGATGCATTTAAAATAAAAGCAGCTGGATATGCGATTAAATCCGCTAAAGCTGCGATGTATCCAACCTTATCTTTATTTGGCAATATTGGTTCTAATTTTTCTAATATTTATACTAACCAGGTTGGCGCTACACCATATATTGACACGATTGGCTCTGTAAATGTACAGGGAAATAATTACTTTGTTACGACGCCTTATAATATACCAATATATAAAAAACCGGATTACTTGAAACAGATTTTCAATCTCAATTTAAATCAATCTGTTGGCTTGACGTTAAACGTTCCGATATTTAACTACCGTCAACTTAGAACTAACTATGAACGTTCCAAATTAAATCTTAAAAATGCAGAATTAACACAAGCATTGAATAAACAAACATTGCAACAAAATATTTATACCGCTTATACCAATGCAATTTCGGGTATTAAAAATTTTAATGCTAATACTAAAGCCGCTGATTATGCAAGTTATGCTTATGATTTATCTCAAAAAAGATATGACATAGGTATGCAATCCACTTCAGATTACTTGATTCAGCAAAATAATTTGTATCAAGCGCAAGTAAAAAAAGCTTCTTCGCATTATGAATATATTTTCCGATTATTGGTATTGGAATTTTACAAAAACAACCAAATCTCCTTATATTAA
- a CDS encoding TIGR02757 family protein, which produces MNKLIFEKLKSLLDDKVLEYNQKDFIPQDPISIPHQYSHPRDIEISGFFTALFAWGNRTIIINKSKDLMQLMGNQPYEFIKNHSQSDLKSILTFKHRTFNATDVLYMIDFLHRHYNQHQSLESAFFPEGITSVENGLTQFKHYFSASPYFPERTGKHIATPEKNSNCKRLNMFLRWMIRSDKQGVDFGIWKKLKPDQLIIPIDIHVHRVAMDLTLIHTTKINWNAALELTNTLKRFDVDDPVKYDFALFGMGINFKRESLI; this is translated from the coding sequence GTGAATAAATTAATATTTGAAAAGTTAAAAAGTTTGTTGGACGATAAGGTACTCGAATACAATCAGAAGGACTTTATACCCCAGGATCCGATTTCCATACCTCACCAATATTCCCATCCAAGAGATATTGAAATTTCTGGTTTTTTTACGGCTTTATTTGCTTGGGGCAATCGTACGATTATCATAAATAAAAGCAAAGATTTAATGCAGTTAATGGGAAATCAACCATATGAATTTATTAAAAACCACTCACAATCAGATCTAAAATCTATTTTAACATTCAAGCATAGAACATTTAATGCCACGGATGTTTTATACATGATTGATTTTTTGCATAGACATTACAACCAACATCAAAGTTTAGAATCTGCTTTTTTTCCTGAAGGGATCACAAGTGTCGAAAATGGACTAACACAATTCAAGCATTATTTTTCAGCCAGCCCCTATTTTCCTGAAAGAACAGGCAAACACATTGCCACTCCTGAAAAGAACTCCAATTGCAAAAGATTAAATATGTTTTTACGATGGATGATACGTTCAGACAAGCAAGGTGTAGATTTTGGAATTTGGAAAAAATTAAAACCAGACCAGCTAATTATCCCAATTGATATCCATGTACATCGAGTAGCTATGGACTTAACATTGATACATACAACTAAAATTAATTGGAACGCAGCATTAGAATTGACAAATACGCTTAAACGATTTGATGTAGATGATCCTGTTAAATATGATTTTGCATTATTTGGTATGGGTATAAATTTTAAAAGAGAAAGCCTGATATAA
- a CDS encoding polysaccharide biosynthesis/export family protein: MKETPYFSDVPDSVITAVNLANRNQLKIQPDDILNITLQTTDPLATANLNNISGANTMTSSTNTTSGQYLIGGGQNAIGSDGVGFLVDSLGELNLPIFGRIKLSEMSTDSARNFLQKKADKLYKNATVNVRFVNMKIGVLGEVNRPGYFYMGNEKNTILDALLMAGDMTIYGKRKNVLLLRDSAGVMTMHRFNMDSKDMLTSQYFYLKQRDVIYVEPNKARIQGLNSPVYTKVGLAVSILTLLVLVWTRIDNN, from the coding sequence ATGAAAGAAACGCCCTATTTTAGTGATGTTCCTGATTCAGTGATTACTGCAGTCAATTTAGCAAATAGAAATCAATTAAAGATTCAACCGGACGATATACTAAACATAACATTACAAACTACAGATCCTCTAGCAACTGCTAATTTAAATAATATTAGTGGTGCAAATACTATGACCTCTTCAACAAATACAACAAGTGGGCAGTATTTAATTGGAGGTGGACAAAATGCAATAGGTAGTGATGGTGTAGGTTTTTTAGTAGATAGTTTGGGGGAATTAAATCTTCCTATATTTGGAAGAATTAAGCTTTCTGAAATGTCAACAGACTCTGCTAGAAATTTCTTGCAAAAAAAAGCAGATAAACTCTATAAAAATGCAACGGTTAATGTTCGATTTGTGAATATGAAAATCGGAGTGTTAGGAGAAGTGAATCGCCCTGGCTATTTTTATATGGGAAATGAGAAAAATACAATATTAGATGCCCTTTTAATGGCTGGAGATATGACCATTTATGGGAAAAGAAAAAATGTACTTCTGTTAAGAGATTCCGCTGGAGTAATGACAATGCACAGATTTAATATGGACTCTAAAGATATGTTGACTAGCCAATATTTTTACTTAAAACAAAGAGATGTTATTTATGTAGAACCCAATAAAGCAAGAATTCAAGGTTTGAATAGTCCTGTATATACAAAAGTAGGTCTAGCGGTATCTATACTCACCTTATTGGTTTTAGTATGGACAAGGATTGATAATAATTAA